A genomic window from Litoreibacter janthinus includes:
- the trpA gene encoding tryptophan synthase subunit alpha, translating into MTRIDDTFARLKAEGKKAFVTYVMAGDPDEARALEIVKGLPAAGVDIIELGMPFTDPMADGETIQLAGQRALEAGMTLEKFLQFVRDFRAGDDTTPIVMMGYYNPIYSRGVERFLKEAKDVGIDGMIIVDLPPEEDEELCIPAQAAGMNFIRLATPTTDAKRLPKVLQNTSGFVYYVSITGITGAAEASASDVAPEVARIKESTDLPIIVGFGVKTPATAQAVAGVADGTVVGSAIVQKIANGESTADVLAFVKSLADGAHRA; encoded by the coding sequence ATGACACGCATCGACGACACATTCGCGCGGCTGAAGGCCGAGGGCAAAAAAGCTTTCGTGACCTATGTAATGGCGGGCGATCCCGATGAGGCTCGGGCGCTTGAGATCGTCAAAGGCTTGCCCGCTGCAGGCGTCGACATTATCGAGCTTGGGATGCCATTTACCGACCCGATGGCAGATGGTGAGACCATTCAGCTTGCAGGCCAGCGCGCCCTCGAAGCAGGCATGACGTTGGAAAAGTTCCTGCAATTCGTGCGCGATTTCCGCGCGGGCGATGACACCACTCCGATTGTTATGATGGGATACTACAACCCGATCTATTCGCGCGGTGTGGAGCGTTTTCTGAAAGAGGCCAAGGACGTTGGCATCGACGGGATGATTATCGTCGACCTGCCACCAGAAGAAGACGAAGAGCTGTGCATCCCCGCTCAAGCGGCGGGCATGAATTTCATCCGCCTCGCCACGCCCACGACAGACGCCAAGCGCCTGCCTAAGGTGCTGCAGAATACCTCCGGCTTCGTCTACTACGTCTCAATCACTGGCATCACCGGCGCGGCCGAGGCCAGTGCCTCCGATGTCGCCCCAGAGGTCGCGCGGATCAAGGAAAGCACGGACTTGCCCATCATCGTGGGCTTCGGCGTTAAAACACCGGCAACTGCGCAGGCCGTCGCCGGCGTGGCGGACGGAACTGTGGTTGGCTCCGCCATCGTGCAAAAGATTGCAAACGGCGAAAGCACGGCTGACGTTCTGGCATTTGTGAAGTCACTCGCCGACGGCGCGCATCGGGCCTAA
- a CDS encoding alpha-hydroxy acid oxidase: MARITEIEDLKRLYKRRTPKMFYDYCESGSWTEQTFRENSSDFDLIKLRQRVAVDMTGRSTASQMIGQDVAMPVALAPVGSTGMQHADGEILAAKAAEKFGVPFTLSTMSVCSLEDVAENTSAPFWFQLYVMKDREFTKRAIQRAKDAKCSALVLTLDLQILGQRHKDIKNGLSVPIKLAPHTILDLATKWRWGLQMLQTKRHSFGNIVGHIDGITDMTSLSVWAAESFDPKLDWDYVKEIKELWGGPLILKGILDADDAKMALNVGADAIVVSNHGGRQLDGAMSSIKALPSIMDAVGDKIEVHLDSGIRSGQDVLKALAMGAKGTYIGRAFVYGLGAMGQHGVEEALRVIHSELDTTMALCGERKVQDLGKHNLLVPRDFYGDWA; this comes from the coding sequence ATGGCTAGAATCACTGAAATTGAAGATCTGAAGCGCCTCTACAAGCGGCGCACGCCGAAGATGTTCTACGATTATTGCGAAAGCGGCAGCTGGACCGAGCAGACCTTCCGCGAGAACTCGTCAGACTTCGACCTGATCAAGCTACGTCAACGCGTGGCGGTTGATATGACGGGCCGCAGCACGGCGAGCCAGATGATCGGCCAAGATGTGGCAATGCCCGTGGCGCTCGCTCCTGTTGGCTCCACCGGAATGCAGCATGCCGACGGCGAAATCCTTGCCGCCAAGGCTGCCGAGAAATTTGGCGTGCCCTTCACCTTGTCAACCATGTCCGTCTGCTCGCTTGAGGATGTGGCCGAGAATACCTCCGCGCCGTTCTGGTTCCAGCTCTATGTCATGAAGGACCGCGAATTCACCAAGCGCGCGATCCAGCGCGCCAAAGATGCCAAGTGCTCCGCCCTTGTGCTAACGCTGGATCTGCAAATTCTGGGACAACGCCACAAAGATATCAAAAACGGCCTCTCTGTTCCGATCAAGCTGGCGCCGCACACGATCCTTGATCTGGCGACCAAATGGCGGTGGGGCTTGCAGATGCTGCAAACCAAGCGCCATAGCTTCGGCAACATTGTGGGCCACATCGACGGGATCACCGACATGACTTCCCTGTCTGTCTGGGCCGCCGAGAGCTTCGACCCGAAGCTCGACTGGGACTACGTCAAAGAGATCAAGGAGCTTTGGGGCGGGCCACTGATCCTCAAGGGGATCTTGGATGCCGACGACGCGAAGATGGCATTGAACGTCGGGGCAGATGCGATCGTTGTGTCCAACCACGGCGGGCGGCAGCTGGACGGGGCGATGTCTTCAATCAAGGCACTGCCGTCGATCATGGACGCAGTGGGAGACAAGATCGAGGTGCATCTCGACAGTGGTATCCGGTCCGGCCAAGACGTGTTGAAAGCACTCGCGATGGGCGCAAAAGGCACTTATATCGGGCGCGCCTTTGTCTATGGCTTGGGCGCGATGGGCCAGCACGGGGTGGAGGAAGCCTTGCGCGTCATCCACTCAGAGCTGGATACAACCATGGCACTGTGCGGTGAGCGGAAGGTTCAAGATCTCGGCAAGCACAACCTTCTGGTGCCCCGCGACTTTTACGGCGACTGGGCCTAA
- a CDS encoding MFS transporter, translating into MSVLNALRLSHIPALAFAILGLYWGSFAAFVPLLKERVGAGDALFGLLLLGTACGLATTMWFAPMVDRWLGRWSMALSTFALSVAFLLPGLVTSPVGFFLAMFACGLASGLTDVIMNARVSDLEAQTGRSLMNANHGSFSLAYAGGAFITGLAREAAVQPALLFVVLGALVLLVLARLRMAPALSHDDGVPVNLPWGIVILCGAVVLIAFMSEAAVEAWSALHVERTLGGSAAEGAFGPTMLGLTMAVGRFSGQAVSERLSDTSVILWATAMAVVGTALVVIAPVPMVAYLGFGIMGLGVSVIGPLGLALVGRMVPPALRTVAISRTAVLGFLGFFAAPAIMGFVSEGYGLRAAFGAVALLLLILVPLVYALRARGA; encoded by the coding sequence ATGTCAGTCTTAAACGCCCTGCGCCTGTCGCATATCCCAGCTTTGGCCTTTGCCATTCTAGGCCTCTACTGGGGCAGTTTTGCGGCCTTTGTTCCCCTGTTGAAAGAACGCGTTGGCGCGGGGGACGCGCTGTTTGGTCTGCTCCTTTTGGGCACGGCCTGTGGGCTGGCGACGACCATGTGGTTCGCCCCGATGGTGGACCGGTGGCTGGGCCGTTGGTCTATGGCGCTGAGCACGTTCGCGCTGTCGGTCGCCTTCTTGCTGCCCGGACTTGTCACGTCGCCGGTTGGCTTCTTTCTGGCGATGTTTGCGTGCGGGCTGGCGTCGGGGCTTACGGACGTCATCATGAACGCCCGCGTGTCCGATCTGGAGGCACAAACCGGGCGGTCTTTGATGAACGCCAATCACGGCTCCTTCTCGCTGGCGTATGCAGGCGGTGCATTCATCACCGGCTTGGCCCGCGAAGCAGCGGTGCAGCCGGCGCTATTATTTGTTGTCCTAGGTGCTTTGGTGCTGCTGGTGCTGGCCCGACTTCGTATGGCGCCGGCGCTGAGCCATGACGATGGTGTGCCAGTCAATTTGCCATGGGGCATTGTCATCCTGTGCGGCGCGGTCGTGCTGATTGCGTTCATGTCCGAAGCCGCCGTGGAGGCGTGGTCGGCCTTGCACGTGGAGCGCACCTTGGGCGGCAGCGCCGCTGAAGGCGCGTTTGGGCCGACGATGTTGGGGCTGACCATGGCGGTGGGCCGCTTTAGCGGGCAGGCCGTTAGCGAACGGTTGAGCGATACAAGCGTGATTTTGTGGGCGACTGCGATGGCGGTGGTCGGGACGGCATTGGTCGTCATCGCCCCTGTGCCAATGGTCGCCTATCTGGGCTTTGGCATTATGGGGCTTGGCGTCTCGGTCATCGGCCCGCTTGGGTTGGCATTGGTGGGGCGCATGGTCCCGCCCGCTTTGCGCACGGTCGCAATTTCGCGCACCGCCGTGCTGGGTTTTCTGGGGTTCTTCGCGGCGCCCGCCATAATGGGTTTCGTGTCGGAAGGCTACGGATTGCGCGCCGCCTTTGGGGCGGTCGCGCTGTTGCTTTTGATACTTGTGCCTCTTGTCTACGCCCTCAGGGCGCGGGGCGCTTAG
- a CDS encoding 50S ribosomal protein L25/general stress protein Ctc, with protein MAGKIPDLEVEARAGTGKGAARTARRNGMVPGVVYGGGEEPQAIQLSFNKLLKQLRAGRFMSTLQNMKIEGQEDVRVICRNVQRDLVKDLPTHIDFMRLRRTSKINLFIHVDVVGEDVSPGLKKGGTLTLVRPEVELMVTAGDIPESITIDVSETEVGENVTISSVKLPAGAKPTIDRDFVIATLSAPSSLKSAGDDESEDEGEDAPEAEAATEE; from the coding sequence ATGGCTGGTAAGATCCCTGATCTTGAAGTCGAGGCACGTGCGGGGACGGGCAAGGGGGCCGCTCGCACAGCACGCCGTAACGGCATGGTGCCAGGAGTTGTTTATGGTGGTGGCGAAGAGCCGCAAGCCATCCAGCTCTCGTTCAACAAGCTGCTGAAGCAACTGCGCGCAGGCCGCTTCATGTCAACGCTGCAGAACATGAAAATCGAAGGCCAGGAAGACGTTCGCGTCATCTGCCGGAACGTGCAACGCGATCTGGTTAAAGATCTGCCGACCCACATCGACTTCATGCGCCTGCGCCGCACCTCCAAAATCAACCTGTTCATTCACGTTGATGTTGTGGGCGAAGACGTCTCCCCCGGCCTGAAAAAAGGCGGCACGCTGACTCTGGTTCGCCCAGAGGTTGAGCTGATGGTCACTGCTGGTGATATCCCTGAGAGCATCACCATCGACGTCTCCGAGACCGAAGTCGGCGAAAACGTGACGATCTCGTCCGTGAAGCTGCCAGCCGGTGCGAAGCCAACGATCGACCGTGATTTCGTTATCGCAACACTTTCCGCTCCATCGAGCCTGAAATCCGCTGGCGACGACGAGTCTGAGGATGAAGGCGAAGACGCTCCAGAAGCAGAAGCCGCCACCGAAGAGTAA
- a CDS encoding M50 family metallopeptidase: MKGHWQLLALVAVIFALWSTPVMVPLKIVVVLLHELSHGLAALLTGGSIEQITISPEQGGLALTRGGSRFLTLTAGYLGSLVLGMALLFAALRSTADRAVVALLGLGLLVVSALYLRDLFALVFCVGLAAALLAVARWLDHRANDLVLRVIGLTSMIYVPFDIFSDTIARSHLQSDAWMMANEFGGATVLWGGLWLVLSVLAIGASLRYGLGESSNIAFGKTSSDI, encoded by the coding sequence GTGAAAGGCCATTGGCAGTTGTTGGCATTGGTGGCTGTGATCTTCGCCCTTTGGTCTACGCCTGTGATGGTGCCCCTGAAGATTGTCGTTGTCCTGCTGCACGAGCTGTCGCACGGGCTGGCGGCCTTGCTGACTGGCGGCTCCATCGAACAGATCACCATCTCCCCCGAACAGGGCGGTCTGGCGCTTACGCGGGGCGGGTCACGTTTTTTGACTTTGACGGCGGGCTATTTGGGGTCGCTGGTTCTAGGCATGGCGTTGCTGTTCGCGGCGCTGCGCAGCACTGCGGACCGTGCGGTTGTCGCCTTGCTTGGGCTGGGGCTGCTTGTTGTGTCTGCGCTGTATCTGCGGGACCTCTTCGCGCTGGTGTTTTGTGTAGGGCTTGCGGCGGCGCTGCTGGCCGTGGCGCGTTGGCTGGACCATCGTGCGAATGATCTGGTGCTGCGCGTTATCGGGCTAACCTCGATGATATATGTGCCGTTCGACATCTTTTCGGACACTATTGCGCGGTCGCATTTGCAATCAGATGCGTGGATGATGGCAAACGAGTTTGGCGGAGCTACCGTGTTGTGGGGCGGCCTTTGGTTGGTGCTGAGTGTGCTCGCGATTGGCGCAAGCCTGCGCTACGGGCTGGGCGAATCCAGCAACATCGCGTTTGGTAAAACGTCCAGCGACATTTGA
- a CDS encoding Hint domain-containing protein: MKTGFQGTYVLTSDQIQLDGTVSAPDQLPQTGQVWSWHGDAVRLDGTHSPLILTDAIGHDDMRRRVARVVQRKFDLPEHGEVRVGEDDQIGPDGFVLSDGEVQFTLVPIRSPRLATVLWWCADGVPLAGRDYRVTSVPGASTVQHRSTDFGGDVICFTKGTRIRTPDGDTPVEQLSLGDVVQTKDDGPQEILWIGQRRMSGARLYAMPELRPVRLRAAALDQDVPDEDLLVSPHHRILFSGPNAQALFNQSEVLVAASDLINDNTVFVDHAVKEVTYIHLLLSRHQVLWANGVATESYHPANTTLKTVDASQRSGLLELFPELKRDLHSYGPFARRNLDRSEAAILMHDIV, from the coding sequence ATGAAAACGGGCTTCCAAGGCACGTATGTCCTCACGTCAGACCAAATTCAGTTGGATGGGACCGTATCGGCACCCGACCAGCTGCCTCAGACCGGTCAGGTCTGGTCATGGCACGGGGACGCCGTGCGTCTGGACGGGACGCATTCTCCATTGATCCTCACGGACGCAATTGGGCATGATGACATGCGCCGGCGCGTGGCGCGGGTTGTTCAGCGCAAATTCGACCTTCCCGAACATGGCGAAGTGCGCGTGGGCGAGGATGACCAGATCGGCCCAGACGGCTTCGTGTTGTCGGACGGCGAGGTCCAGTTCACTTTGGTACCCATTCGATCGCCCCGTCTTGCAACGGTTTTGTGGTGGTGCGCTGATGGCGTGCCGCTGGCCGGTCGTGACTATCGCGTCACCTCTGTTCCCGGTGCGTCGACTGTGCAGCATCGGTCCACCGATTTTGGCGGCGACGTGATTTGCTTTACGAAAGGCACCCGTATTCGCACCCCTGACGGTGACACTCCGGTGGAGCAACTGTCCTTAGGGGACGTGGTGCAGACCAAAGATGACGGCCCGCAAGAAATCCTTTGGATCGGGCAGCGCCGTATGTCGGGCGCGCGGCTTTATGCGATGCCGGAGCTGCGACCCGTGCGTTTGCGTGCGGCTGCTCTTGATCAAGACGTGCCGGACGAAGACCTTCTTGTCTCCCCGCATCACCGTATCTTGTTCTCTGGCCCCAATGCCCAAGCCCTGTTCAATCAAAGCGAAGTGCTGGTCGCGGCCTCCGATCTCATCAACGACAACACCGTTTTTGTCGATCATGCGGTGAAGGAGGTGACATATATTCACCTGCTTTTGTCGCGCCATCAGGTGCTGTGGGCGAACGGTGTGGCCACCGAAAGCTACCATCCGGCCAACACCACGCTGAAAACGGTGGATGCGTCACAGCGCAGCGGTTTGCTAGAACTCTTCCCGGAACTAAAGCGCGACCTGCATAGCTATGGGCCGTTCGCACGGCGCAACCTGGACCGCTCGGAAGCTGCGATCCTGATGCACGATATAGTGTAG